From a region of the Helicoverpa armigera isolate CAAS_96S chromosome 14, ASM3070526v1, whole genome shotgun sequence genome:
- the LOC110375093 gene encoding uncharacterized protein LOC110375093: MLRYLVPLLFVLSSVTSRREWMSQYRPKYTKGQIASESQLKFALENKYDDTGPGAKQPEYAYHTYKTLEDALIAYLDDPDTKLPEHERMKAINKLTKAQNYATPASVGKLFHKNSHFNDFTKPQFRPVSHETDPYNLHANKIYFPEESILNTKLPKGAADGNILNYQAEKVEPFGFHKLHTVKGSPLSLAHYTRDNNKPEKKQEIFDAHPKYTFSYGVHDKTTGDSKTVQESRDGGSVRGYYSFLDSDGKTRSVYYTADDRLGFRANVQKTD; the protein is encoded by the exons ATGTTGCGATACTTG GTACCCCTCCTATTCGTCTTGTCATCAGTAACATCCCGGAGAGAATGGATGTCACAATATCGACCGAAATACACAAAAGGGCAAATAGCATCCGAGTCGCAATTGAAATTCGCACTCGAGAACAAGTATGACGATACAGGACCGGGAGCTAAGCAGCCTGAATACGCCTACCATACATACAAAACCTTAGAAGACGCACTAATTGCATACTTAGATGACCCAGACACTAAGCTCCCAGAACATGAAAGAATGAAAGCTATCAATAAACTAACCAAAGCCCAGAACTACGCCACTCCAGCATCAGTAGGCAAGCTATTCCACAAGAACAGCCACTTCAATGACTTCACGAAACCACAGTTCCGACCTGTGAGTCATGAAACAGATCCATATAACTTACATGCGAACAAAATTTATTTTCCTGAAGAAAGTATACTTAATACGAAATTACCCAAAGGGGCAGCTGATGGCAATATTTTGAATTATCAAGCTGAGAAGGTGGAGCCGTTCGGGTTCCATAAGCTACACACGGTGAAAGGCAGTCCTTTGAGCTTGGCACATTACACCAGGGACAATAATAAACCTGAGAAGAAGCAAGAAATATTTGATGCTCATCCTAAGTACACATTTTCGTATGGAGTACAT GACAAGACCACAGGCGACTCGAAGACTGTTCAGGAGAGCCGCGACGGTGGCAGCGTGCGAGGGTACTACAGCTTCCTAGACTCTGACGGCAAGACACGCTCCGTCTACTACACGGCCGATGACCGGCTAGGGTTCCGCGCCAATGTGCAGAAGACCGATTAG